From Candidatus Methanoplasma cognatum, one genomic window encodes:
- a CDS encoding DUF655 domain-containing protein, producing the protein MEEFAYILDYLSQGVPSGNFSKKEPLCYALGDDEFKLFELVPKPDAVINIGERVYIGKDAAKRTAIDHVKRRVGPSELTHGAVAELEYCVSEIVLANQQRFIRFFNEAEPISMRKHLLEELPGLGKKTMMAILDERAKNGHFKDFKDLSERAVIKNPEKLISARIVLELTDNSMKRYLFVSK; encoded by the coding sequence GTGGAAGAATTCGCATACATACTGGATTATCTTTCGCAGGGCGTGCCGAGCGGCAATTTCTCAAAGAAGGAGCCGCTGTGCTATGCTTTGGGCGATGATGAGTTCAAACTTTTTGAACTCGTCCCTAAACCGGACGCCGTCATCAACATCGGCGAGAGGGTATACATCGGTAAGGACGCCGCAAAGAGGACCGCCATCGACCATGTGAAAAGACGCGTCGGGCCGTCGGAGCTCACGCACGGCGCGGTAGCCGAGCTGGAATACTGCGTCAGCGAGATCGTTCTGGCGAACCAGCAGAGGTTCATAAGATTCTTCAACGAGGCGGAACCGATATCCATGAGGAAGCACCTGCTGGAAGAGCTTCCGGGCCTCGGCAAGAAGACCATGATGGCCATACTCGACGAGCGCGCAAAGAACGGACACTTCAAGGACTTCAAGGACCTGAGCGAACGCGCGGTGATCAAGAACCCGGAGAAGCTCATATCTGCGCGGATCGTGCTTGAACTGACCGACAACAGCATGAAACGCTATCTCTTCGTGTCCAAATGA
- a CDS encoding 50S ribosomal protein L21e produces MQASRGTRTKTRQLLKKKPRAHGLSPITKAFQQFEAGEKVNIIIDPSVHKGMPFSRFHGLTGVVIGPRGAAYEINVKDGNKTKMVVARPEHLVRNRE; encoded by the coding sequence ATGCAGGCATCCAGAGGAACAAGGACAAAGACCCGCCAGCTCCTGAAGAAAAAACCGAGGGCGCACGGACTTTCGCCCATAACGAAGGCTTTCCAGCAGTTCGAAGCAGGAGAGAAGGTCAACATCATCATTGATCCCAGCGTTCACAAAGGTATGCCATTTTCCAGATTCCATGGGCTTACCGGCGTCGTCATCGGTCCGAGGGGGGCCGCGTATGAGATCAATGTAAAGGACGGCAACAAGACCAAGATGGTCGTAGCGCGCCCTGAGCACCTTGTAAGGAACAGGGAATGA
- a CDS encoding RNA polymerase Rpb4 family protein, with amino-acid sequence MSDQYITLAEVRDLLSEEHEKRELLTTQKAAMEHARTVCSVSAENSRKIVEEVSAIEGVSEFAAVKIADLLPQYPEDVRAIFSKERLAIEPQTIDQIIEVVGKYL; translated from the coding sequence ATGTCCGATCAGTACATAACACTGGCCGAGGTCAGGGACCTTCTCTCGGAAGAGCATGAAAAGAGAGAGCTTCTTACTACACAAAAGGCTGCTATGGAGCACGCGCGGACAGTATGCTCCGTGTCGGCCGAGAACTCCCGGAAGATCGTAGAGGAGGTCAGCGCCATAGAGGGCGTCAGCGAGTTCGCCGCGGTCAAGATAGCGGACCTTCTCCCCCAATACCCCGAGGACGTGCGGGCGATCTTCTCGAAAGAAAGACTTGCGATCGAACCCCAGACCATTGACCAGATAATCGAGGTAGTGGGTAAATATCTGTAA
- a CDS encoding tRNA pseudouridine(54/55) synthase Pus10, with protein sequence MEDWTLEILDKAEGPASCGLCDRCLGRMFGKIGTGMTNDVRGRMIREALSVNGKDIPAPDVCGLCENVFDLMDRFANAVAESVNGVRSDNFLVGSRVEPEISDREKALWETYGLENTESIKTELNREIGKLALPLINRPVEFKNPQVVACVDTRFADVTLDIAPVFIAGRYYKYSREIPQTIWPCRACKGRGCARCSDTGKMYQTSVQEIIGDIALEMSGGEEHFFHGMGREDIDACMLGEGRPFVLEISRPRVRDIDLDELEKRANASDLAGYTCLHFVPRGAVQEYKGADPDKTYKVRVKAEGKVNKERVNEVALSFENVHIDQRTPRRVEHRRADLVRKRRILWVKAEMIGDDVFDLTLNTESGTYVKEFVSGDEGRTAPNFSDALGIRCAVQTLDVIAINYQEPTRD encoded by the coding sequence ATGGAAGACTGGACCTTGGAGATCCTGGATAAGGCGGAAGGGCCGGCATCATGCGGCCTGTGCGACCGCTGCCTCGGAAGGATGTTCGGAAAAATCGGGACGGGGATGACCAACGACGTACGCGGCAGGATGATCAGAGAGGCTCTGTCCGTGAACGGAAAGGATATCCCGGCCCCGGACGTCTGCGGCCTCTGCGAGAACGTGTTCGATCTTATGGACAGGTTCGCAAATGCCGTGGCCGAAAGCGTAAACGGCGTACGTTCGGACAATTTCCTCGTCGGTTCCAGAGTAGAGCCGGAGATCTCCGACAGAGAGAAAGCCCTCTGGGAGACGTACGGGCTTGAGAATACCGAATCCATCAAGACGGAGCTCAACAGAGAGATCGGAAAGCTCGCCCTTCCCCTTATCAACCGCCCGGTCGAGTTCAAGAATCCGCAGGTAGTGGCCTGCGTCGACACCAGGTTCGCGGACGTCACGCTGGATATCGCTCCGGTCTTCATCGCCGGAAGGTATTACAAATACAGCCGCGAGATACCCCAGACCATATGGCCCTGCAGGGCCTGCAAAGGCAGAGGGTGTGCCAGATGCAGCGACACGGGCAAGATGTACCAAACGTCCGTGCAGGAGATAATCGGCGACATAGCGCTGGAGATGTCCGGAGGGGAGGAGCATTTCTTCCACGGCATGGGGCGGGAGGACATAGACGCCTGCATGCTGGGCGAAGGGAGGCCGTTCGTGCTGGAGATAAGCAGACCTCGGGTAAGGGATATCGACCTCGACGAGCTTGAAAAGAGGGCTAACGCGTCAGATCTTGCCGGATATACCTGTCTGCACTTCGTTCCCCGCGGTGCCGTGCAGGAGTACAAAGGCGCTGACCCCGACAAAACATACAAGGTTAGGGTCAAAGCTGAGGGTAAAGTTAATAAAGAAAGAGTAAATGAGGTAGCCTTATCATTCGAGAATGTCCACATTGACCAGAGGACGCCACGCAGGGTGGAGCACAGACGTGCCGACCTTGTGAGAAAAAGGAGGATCCTATGGGTCAAGGCGGAGATGATAGGCGATGATGTGTTCGACCTGACTCTGAACACGGAATCCGGGACATATGTCAAGGAGTTCGTTTCCGGGGACGAGGGAAGGACTGCGCCGAACTTCTCCGACGCGCTCGGCATACGATGCGCCGTGCAGACGCTCGACGTGATAGCGATCAATTACCAAGAACCAACGAGGGATTAA